The segment GGCCACTTTTTTGATGCAAATCTGATTGAAGTCTGTTCTGAACTCGCCAACCAGGGAAAGCGGGTGATCGTGGCCGGCCTGGATCAGGATTACCTGGGCCGTCCGTTTGAACCGATGCCGCAATTGCTGGCGATTGCTGAGTACATCACCAAGCTCCAGGCGATTTGTGCCCAATGCGGCAATCCCGCCAATTTCTCACAGCGTCTGGTCGCCAACGAAGCCAGGGTCCTGGTCGGGGCCGATGGATTTTATGAAGCCCGGTGTCGGCGCTGTTTTGTGCCACAGGTTTTGAGGGTCGAACCGGCGGTCAAAGTTGAAAGCGAGCATTGAACCTATGTTTCGAATCGGAATCGGATATGACGTCCATCGTCTGGTCGAAGGGCGCAAGTTGATCATCGGCGGAGTTGAAATCCCATATGACCGTGGGTTGCACGGTCATTCGGATGCCGATGTCCTGACCCATGCCATTTGCGATGCGCTGCTTGGGGCTGCCGCGTTGGGCGATATTGGCCAACATTTCTCTGATCGTGACCCTCAATGGGCAGGCATTGATAGTTTTCACATGCTCAAGCACGTCGTCCATCTGGTCGGTGAGTGCCAGATGAGAGTGGTCAATGTTGATAGTAATATTGTTGCCCAGG is part of the Acidobacteriota bacterium genome and harbors:
- a CDS encoding thymidine kinase; the encoded protein is MHIEHHPRHSGWIEVIAGGMFSGKTEALIHRLRRAQIARLRVQTFKHEIDERYATYHIVSHSQLRFEAENVTRSLDILPMVKAETDVVGIDEGHFFDANLIEVCSELANQGKRVIVAGLDQDYLGRPFEPMPQLLAIAEYITKLQAICAQCGNPANFSQRLVANEARVLVGADGFYEARCRRCFVPQVLRVEPAVKVESEH
- a CDS encoding 2-C-methyl-D-erythritol 2,4-cyclodiphosphate synthase yields the protein MFRIGIGYDVHRLVEGRKLIIGGVEIPYDRGLHGHSDADVLTHAICDALLGAAALGDIGQHFSDRDPQWAGIDSFHMLKHVVHLVGECQMRVVNVDSNIVAQAPKLAPYIPAIRQRLADALHLPLDAVSVKAKTNEGLDSIGRSEGIAAQAAVLVKISG